The following proteins are encoded in a genomic region of Streptococcus gwangjuense:
- a CDS encoding restriction endonuclease, with protein sequence MDIGIRADGMTTSDFENFAIEIVKKKFENKSLHGFKEGRDGGIDGIDNIKSPTLIIQAKRWQVNKNNTTAVKLLKEEIDKIAQTKEKYGWEADFNYVIVTSMGLSPAGLKEIRDYADKIIPNAIPTDDYIIFSSTLTTFSQQEEYRDIFINYGLLEKDISNILRSERLKWVEAESQDYFLDLDSKYLVETHFLGEAYHTLQREHIVLIQGPAGIGKTTTCSMLGNLFLNNNENTFDVIVRRVEDINEVLKLYNGNYRCNENRNLFVVFDDFLGRNKFDVGERVLQDIRKLYSASTNTNNLFICLNSRTQILQDATLMNFEFQKLIDEKFTEKRRFIIDLDKYSDIEKAYIFRKVFERKVHYLEDGDKIEFVEKYNSLIGRDWKRIIRHRNYFPRLVELIAKNFKESKENFYDYVVYYLNHPIQLYNSLFCNLEDEEKFLLFSLLQFDVYPVEEEWLINSLYTLELNPTFDFKKSLRKLDGSWLTFTKESFDDKSKVDFLNPSIIDFLNDKLKESPKITEKITQNSIYLHQLCKDCNSYGLSNLNNSQALFFTRLLDDWENFKDKDDFIGEKILAIICLNKFSKFKDNFLELLRIYDGRNNLKSYRDGWNNIITQIYYSNNKAIKKMFLTILNDKRVVNKLINSPYLDSEELDDMLDTINSIIDEVSIEDEDYQDASLRDMYCYTIFRQKKLNCFKII encoded by the coding sequence ATGGATATTGGTATTCGTGCTGATGGAATGACTACATCAGACTTTGAAAATTTTGCCATTGAGATTGTAAAGAAAAAATTTGAAAATAAGAGTTTACATGGATTTAAGGAAGGGAGAGATGGCGGTATTGATGGAATCGATAATATCAAATCTCCTACTCTTATTATTCAAGCTAAGCGTTGGCAGGTAAATAAAAATAATACTACAGCTGTAAAACTATTGAAAGAAGAAATTGATAAGATTGCTCAAACTAAGGAAAAATATGGTTGGGAAGCTGATTTCAATTACGTTATTGTTACAAGTATGGGGTTATCTCCTGCGGGTTTAAAGGAGATTCGTGATTACGCAGATAAAATAATTCCCAATGCAATTCCGACTGACGATTATATTATTTTCTCTTCTACGTTAACAACTTTTTCTCAGCAGGAAGAATATAGAGATATTTTTATAAATTATGGATTACTGGAAAAAGATATCTCCAATATCTTGAGGAGTGAAAGATTGAAATGGGTAGAAGCAGAATCTCAGGATTATTTTTTAGATTTGGATTCTAAATACCTTGTTGAAACGCATTTTCTAGGGGAAGCCTATCATACTTTACAAAGGGAACATATTGTATTAATTCAAGGACCAGCGGGAATTGGAAAAACAACAACTTGTTCAATGCTTGGAAATTTATTTCTAAATAATAATGAAAATACTTTTGATGTCATTGTTCGTAGAGTAGAAGATATTAACGAGGTTCTCAAATTATATAATGGAAACTATAGATGTAACGAAAATAGAAATCTTTTTGTGGTTTTTGATGATTTCTTGGGTCGTAATAAATTTGATGTTGGAGAGAGGGTATTGCAAGATATAAGAAAATTATATTCAGCCTCCACTAACACTAATAACCTTTTTATTTGTTTAAACTCTCGAACTCAAATTCTTCAAGATGCAACATTAATGAATTTTGAATTTCAAAAACTAATTGATGAAAAATTTACAGAGAAAAGAAGATTTATCATTGATTTGGATAAGTACTCTGATATAGAAAAAGCTTATATTTTTAGGAAAGTATTTGAACGAAAGGTACACTACCTTGAAGATGGTGATAAAATAGAGTTTGTAGAAAAATATAATAGTCTTATTGGAAGAGATTGGAAAAGAATTATACGTCATCGAAATTATTTTCCTAGGTTAGTAGAATTGATAGCAAAGAATTTTAAAGAATCTAAAGAAAATTTTTATGACTATGTAGTATATTATCTTAATCATCCTATTCAACTTTATAATAGTTTATTTTGCAATCTGGAAGATGAAGAAAAATTTTTATTATTTTCTTTATTACAATTCGATGTTTATCCTGTTGAGGAAGAGTGGTTAATAAATTCACTTTATACTTTGGAACTTAATCCGACATTTGACTTTAAGAAATCGTTAAGGAAGCTAGATGGTTCATGGCTTACCTTTACGAAAGAAAGTTTTGATGATAAAAGTAAGGTGGATTTTTTAAACCCAAGTATTATTGACTTTTTAAATGATAAATTGAAAGAGAGTCCAAAGATAACTGAAAAAATAACTCAGAATTCTATTTACCTCCACCAATTATGTAAAGATTGTAACAGCTACGGATTGAGTAACTTAAATAATTCACAGGCTTTATTTTTCACTAGACTACTAGATGATTGGGAAAACTTTAAAGATAAAGATGATTTTATTGGAGAAAAAATCCTTGCTATTATTTGTTTAAATAAATTTTCAAAATTTAAAGATAACTTTTTAGAATTATTGAGAATATATGATGGAAGAAATAATTTAAAAAGTTATAGGGATGGATGGAATAATATCATCACTCAGATTTATTATTCTAATAATAAAGCAATCAAAAAGATGTTCCTCACTATTCTTAATGATAAAAGAGTCGTGAATAAACTAATAAATAGTCCTTATCTTGATTCAGAAGAACTAGATGATATGTTAGATACAATAAACAGTATAATTGATGAAGTGAGTATAGAAGATGAAGACTATCAAGATGCTTCGTTAAGAGATATGTATTGTTATACCATTTTTAGACAGAAAAAATTGAATTGCTTCAAGATTATTTAG
- a CDS encoding ABC transporter permease codes for MIKLWRRYKPFINAGVQELITYRVNFILYRIGDVMGAFVAFYLWKAVFDSSQESLIQGFSMADITLYIIMSFVTNLLTRSDSSFMIGEEVKDGSIIMRLLRPVHFAASYLFTELGSKWLIFISVGLPFLSVIVLMKILTGQGIVEVLGLTVLYLFSLTLAYLINFFFNICFGFSAFVFKNLWGSNLLKTSIVAFMSGSLIPLAFFPEVVADILSFLPFSSLIYTPVMIIVGKYDASQILQALLLQFFWLLVMVGLSQLIWKRVQSFITIQGG; via the coding sequence ATGATCAAATTGTGGAGACGTTATAAACCCTTTATCAATGCAGGTGTTCAGGAGTTGATTACCTATCGAGTCAACTTTATTCTCTATCGGATTGGCGATGTCATGGGGGCTTTTGTGGCCTTTTATCTCTGGAAGGCTGTCTTTGATTCCTCACAAGAGTCTTTGATTCAGGGATTTAGTATGGCAGATATCACCCTCTACATCATTATGAGTTTTGTGACTAATCTTCTTACTAGGTCAGATTCTTCCTTTATGATTGGGGAGGAGGTCAAGGATGGTTCCATTATCATGCGTTTGTTGAGACCGGTGCATTTTGCGGCCTCATATCTTTTCACCGAGCTTGGCTCCAAGTGGTTGATTTTTATCAGCGTTGGCCTTCCATTTTTAAGTGTCATTGTTTTGATGAAAATCTTAACTGGGCAAGGCATTGTAGAAGTGCTGGGATTAACTGTCCTTTATCTTTTTAGCTTAACGCTGGCCTATCTGATTAACTTTTTCTTTAATATCTGCTTTGGATTTTCTGCCTTTGTGTTTAAAAATCTATGGGGTTCCAATCTACTTAAGACTTCCATAGTGGCCTTTATGTCAGGAAGTTTGATTCCCTTGGCTTTCTTTCCAGAGGTTGTTGCAGATATTCTGTCCTTCTTGCCTTTTTCATCCTTGATTTATACTCCGGTCATGATTATCGTTGGGAAATACGATGCTAGTCAGATTCTTCAGGCGCTTTTGCTACAGTTTTTCTGGCTCTTAGTGATGGTGGGTTTGTCTCAGTTGATTTGGAAACGGGTCCAGTCTTTCATTACCATTCAAGGAGGTTAG
- a CDS encoding ABC transporter ATP-binding protein, with translation MAMIEVEHLQKNFVKTVKEPGLKGALRSFIHPEKQTFEAVKDLTFEVPKGQILGFIGANGAGKSTTIKMLTGILKPTSGFCRINGKIPQDNRQDYVKDIGVVFGQRTQLWWDLALQETYTVLKEIYDVPESLFHKRMDFLNEVLDLKDFIKDPVRTLSLGQRMRADIAASLLHNPKVLFLDEPTIGLDVSVKDNIRRAITQINQEEETTILLTTHDLSDIEQLCDRIFMIDKGQEIFDGTVSQLKETFGKMKTLSFELLPGQSHLVSHYEGLPDMIIDRQGNSLNIEFDSSRYQSADIIKQTLSDFEIRDLKMVDTDIEDIIRRFYRKEL, from the coding sequence ATGGCAATGATAGAAGTGGAACATCTTCAGAAAAATTTTGTGAAGACAGTGAAGGAACCAGGTTTGAAGGGGGCTTTGCGCTCCTTTATTCATCCTGAAAAGCAGACCTTTGAAGCGGTCAAGGATTTGACTTTTGAGGTCCCAAAAGGACAAATTTTAGGATTTATAGGGGCAAATGGTGCTGGGAAGTCGACAACCATTAAAATGCTGACAGGGATTTTAAAACCGACATCTGGTTTTTGTCGGATTAACGGCAAGATTCCCCAGGATAATCGCCAAGATTATGTCAAGGATATTGGGGTTGTTTTTGGACAACGCACCCAGCTATGGTGGGATTTGGCACTGCAAGAGACCTACACGGTCTTAAAAGAGATTTACGATGTGCCAGAATCGCTTTTTCATAAGCGTATGGACTTTTTGAATGAAGTCTTGGATTTGAAAGACTTTATCAAGGATCCCGTGCGGACTCTTTCACTAGGGCAGCGCATGCGGGCGGATATTGCAGCTTCCTTGCTTCACAATCCCAAGGTTCTCTTTTTAGATGAGCCTACCATTGGTTTGGACGTTTCGGTTAAGGATAATATTCGTCGGGCTATTACTCAGATTAACCAGGAGGAAGAAACCACCATTCTCTTGACCACTCACGATCTGAGCGATATTGAGCAACTCTGTGATCGGATTTTTATGATTGATAAGGGGCAAGAGATTTTTGATGGAACGGTGAGCCAACTCAAGGAGACCTTTGGAAAGATGAAGACACTCTCCTTTGAACTGCTACCAGGTCAAAGTCATCTCGTCTCTCACTATGAAGGCCTGCCTGATATGATTATTGATAGACAAGGGAATAGTCTCAACATTGAATTCGATAGTTCTCGCTACCAGTCAGCTGATATTATCAAGCAAACCCTGTCTGATTTTGAAATCCGCGATTTGAAGATGGTGGATACGGATATTGAGGATATTATCCGTCGCTTCTACCGAAAGGAGCTCTAG
- a CDS encoding ABC transporter permease codes for MKKYQRMHLIFIGQYIKQIMEYKVDFVVGVLGVFLTQGLNLLFLNVIFQHIPSLEGWTFQEIAFIYGFSLIPKGLDHLFFDNLWALGQRLVRKGEFDKYLTRPINPLFHILVETFQIDAFGELLVGGILLGTTVTSIAWTLPKFLLFLVCIPFATLIYTSLKIATASIAFWTKQSGAMIYIFYMFNDFAKYPISIYNSALRWLISFIVPFAFTAYYPASYFLQDKDVIFNIGGLILISLVFFVISLKLWDRGLDAYESAGS; via the coding sequence ATGAAAAAATATCAACGCATGCATCTGATTTTTATCGGACAATACATCAAGCAAATTATGGAGTACAAGGTGGATTTTGTGGTTGGTGTCTTGGGAGTTTTTCTGACCCAAGGCTTGAACCTCTTGTTTCTCAATGTCATCTTTCAACACATCCCATCCTTAGAAGGTTGGACTTTTCAAGAAATTGCTTTTATCTATGGATTTTCCTTGATTCCTAAGGGGTTGGATCATCTCTTTTTTGACAATCTCTGGGCTCTAGGACAGCGCTTGGTGAGAAAGGGAGAATTTGATAAGTACCTGACACGTCCTATCAATCCTCTCTTCCATATTTTGGTAGAGACCTTTCAGATTGATGCTTTTGGGGAACTCTTAGTCGGTGGCATTCTACTGGGAACAACAGTGACCAGCATTGCTTGGACCCTTCCAAAATTCCTACTTTTCCTAGTCTGTATTCCCTTTGCGACCTTGATTTATACTTCTTTAAAAATTGCGACAGCCAGTATTGCTTTTTGGACCAAGCAGTCAGGCGCCATGATCTACATTTTTTATATGTTTAATGACTTTGCCAAGTATCCGATTTCCATTTACAATTCAGCTCTTCGTTGGTTGATTAGCTTTATCGTGCCTTTCGCCTTTACAGCCTACTATCCTGCCAGCTATTTTTTGCAGGACAAGGATGTAATCTTTAACATCGGAGGTTTGATTTTGATTTCCCTTGTTTTCTTTGTCATTTCCCTTAAACTCTGGGACAGGGGCTTGGATGCCTACGAAAGTGCAGGTTCTTAG